A window of Xiphophorus hellerii strain 12219 chromosome 7, Xiphophorus_hellerii-4.1, whole genome shotgun sequence contains these coding sequences:
- the col5a2a gene encoding collagen, type V, alpha 2a isoform X2 — MMICVRLRILVFLAVSQVLIVTCQDADSDGSCEQDGQIYTNNDIWKPTPCRICVCDKGNVLCDDIHCDDVTNCEKMYIPEGECCPICQGDSPSTGGGGGGGTGSVGGGRIYKGQKGEPGEVPYVTGIRGRPGPMGPPGPPGHRGPHGNKGRPGLRGLPGFDGEPGIPGQPGEPGPPGPPSHPGGLGAHMAQGMDSKTGPQHMLSGARGEAGARGPVGPNGSPGHPGPQGPAGEVGDPGHMGSPGQRGPEGPPGKPGEDGEAGRAGNSGEVGFPGSSGPRGFPGTPGPPGLKGHRGHIGPLGLKGEAGALGSKGATGPPGPMGAPGPMGPAGMPGERGRPGPGGVAGKRGMPGNIGKPGPLGPLGLSGPAGYPGGPGMKGQPGPTGVRGPEGPQGQRGETGHQGRAGPVGLRGPMGTDGGPGTKGPVGNLGPQGPGGHPGPSGPPGPQGSTGQPGIKGQGGDVGVPGFKGEAGPKGEPGPPGSQGVIGPQGEEGKRGTRGDPGSVGPPGPVGERGSPGNRGFPGADGLPGPKGAQGDRGISGPAGPKGSLGDPGRPGEPGLPGARGLTGTPGVQGAEGKPGPLGPSGEDGRPGPAGSIGNRGPVGTMGAPGPKGFSGDPGKTGEQGSPGVLGQRGPPGKDGEVGPAGPPGPPGPAGDRGEQGPPGVNGFPGLPGNQGPPGESGKPGDQGIPGEIGPLGQIGPRGERGIPGERGELGASGLQGPKGIPGAPGPDGPKGSPGPPGTLGDVGPPGLQGMPGERGISGPPGPKGDRGAIGEKGSEGTPGNDGARGAPGPLGPVGPAGPSGEKGEPGPKGPAGPPGSRGTPGSRGDPGPIGAVGFTGPQGPDGQPGVKGEPGEPGQKGDAGSPGPQGLAGAHGPPGPIGVSGLKGGRGTQGAPGPTGFPGSAGKVGPPGPPGPVGEAGPQGAPGKEGPPGLRGDHGSPGRQGERGPAGPSGSPGDKGDPGEDGPTGPDGPPGPAGTTGQRGIVGLPGQRGERGMPGLPGPAGPPGKQGSTGSTGDKGPPGPVGVPGANGPRGDPGPDGPAGSDGPPGKDGGLGQRGDRGDSGPEGLIGPQGLPGTPGPVGAPGSPGKRGEPGSRGPQGPPGAAGKRGLVGPQGPRGDKGDLGDHGERGQKGHRGYTGLQGLPGPPGTTGEQGAPGIVGPGGPRGPPGPIGPPGKEGYMGQPGPMGPPGTRGLSGEIGPQGPPGEPGPTGPPGPPGPPVAAMDDLFGGPQDYDSGPPPPPEFSEDEALPNSNSSTIIPVDPGVQATLKALSSQIDSMKSPDGSRKHPARTCDDLKRCYPMKTSGEYWVDPNQGSSEDAIKVHCNMDTGETCISANPASIPRKVWWTASRNKPVWFGADINGGTHFTYGNRDQPANSVAVQMTFIRLLSKEASQTVTYHCKNSVGYNDAKAGNLKKAVILKGSNDLELKAEGNNRFRYTVLEDSCSQASSSWGKTVFEYRTQKTARLPIVDLAPVDIGGPSQEFGIDIGPVCFL; from the exons ATGATGATCTGTGTACGTTTAAGGATTTTGGTTTTTCTGGCGGTCTCGCAGGTTCTGATTGTGACATGTCAGGATGCGGACAGCG ACGGCAGCTGCGAACAGGACGGCCAGATCTACACCAACAACGACATCTGGAAGCCGACGCCGTGCCGGATCTGCGTTTGCGACAAAGGGAACGTTCTGTGCGACGACATTCATTGCGACGACGTGACCAACTGTGAGAAGATGTACATCCCGGAGGGCGAGTGCTGCCCCATCTGCCAGGGCGACTCGCCCAGCaccggcggcggcggcggcggcgggaCGGGGAGCGTCG GCGGAGGCAGAATTTACAAG GGTCAGAAAGGAGAACCAGGAGAGGTTCCTTAT gtgaCGGGGATCCGGGGCCGACCCGGACCCATG GGGCCGCCGGGGCCGCCAGGACATAGAGGACCTCACGGAAACAAAGGAAGACCC gGACTGCGAGGACTGCCAGGGTTCGATGGAGAGCCGGGTATTCCGGGCCAGCCTGGAGAACCGGGACCTCCGGGTCCTCCGTCACACCCGGGG GGGCTGGGAGCGCATATGGCTCAAGGAATGGATTCAAAAACAGGACCGCAGCACATGCTGAGTGGAGCCAGG GGAGAAGCTGGAGCCAGAGGACCAGTCGGACCAAACGGCTCACCT GGTCACCCTGGACCACAAGGACCTGCCGGAGAAGTTGGTGATCCTGGTCACATG GGTTCGCCAGGACAGAGGGGACCGGAGGGCCCGCCAGGAAAACCAGGCGAAGAT GGAGAAGCTGGTAGAGCAGGAAATTCTGGAGAAGTTGGATTCCCTGGATCATCG GGACCAAGAGGATTTCCTGGAACGCCCGGTCCGCCCGGCCTGAAGGGGCACCGA GGTCACATTGGGCCTCTTGGTCTAAAGGGTGAAGCTGGAGCTTTGGGATCCAAG GGGGCTACAGGACCGCCTGGCCCGATGGGAGCACCTGGACCCATG GGTCCTGCTGGGATGCCTGGCGAAAGAGGCCGGCCTGGACCTGGTGGAGTGGCA GGAAAGCGTGGCATGCCTGGCAACATTGGGAAACCTGGTCCACTG GGCCCGTTGGGTCTCAGCGGTCCTGCCGGGTATCCAGGAGGCCCGGGAATGAAG GGTCAGCCTGGTCCCACAGGGGTCAGAGGTCCAGAAGGCCCTCAGGGTCAGAGAGGAGAGACCGGTCACCAAGGCAGAGCTGGACCAGTTGGACTGAGG GGACCCATGGGTACAGATGGAGGCCCAGGAACCAAAGGACCAGTG GGTAACTTGGGTCCACAAGGTCCTGGAGGCCACCCTGGACCGTCCGGCCCACCAGGACCCCAGGGAAGCACCGGTCAGCCTGGCATTAAAGGACAGGGG GGAGACGTTGGAGTTCCCGGTTTCAAAGGTGAAGCAGGACCAAAGGGAGAACCG GGTCCACCAGGTTCCCAGGGAGTGATAGGACCTCAGGGTGAGGAAGGAAAGCGAGGAACACGTGGAGATCCTGGCTCAGTTGGCCCTCCAGGGCCCGTCGGTGAGAGA GGTTCTCCTGGCAACAGAGGTTTCCCTGGTGCTGATGGCCTGCCAGGACCTAAG GGTGCTCAAGGAGATCGTGGCATTTCTGGCCCTGCGGGCCCTAAAGGTTCTCTAGGGGACCCGGGCCGTCCAGGGGAGCCTGGTCTACCAGGTGCAAGG GGTCTTACAGGTACCCCAGGAGTCCAGGGGGCAGAAGGCAAGCCAGGGCCACTG ggtCCGTCTGGTGAAGACGGACGCCCAGGCCCGGCAGGATCGATTGGTAATAGAGGCCCGGTGGGCACCATGGGGGCCCCGGGCCCCAAAGGTTTCAGT GGTGATCCTGGAAAAACAGGCGAACAAGGATCGCCAGGAGTACTCGGTCAAAGA GGACCTCCAGGAAAAGATGGAGAAGTTGGCCCTGCAGGCCCGCCCGGCCCGCCT GGCCCCGCAGGAGACAGAGGAGAGCAGGGGCCACCTGGCGTGAACGGATTCCCG GGTTTGCCAGGAAACCAAGGACCCCCCGGAGAGTCTGGTAAACCAGGTGACCAA GGCATTCCTGGAGAAATTGGTCCACTTGGTCAAATTGGACCGAGG GGCGAGCGAGGAATCCCTGGAGAGAGAGGGGAACTGGGTGCATCCGGCCTGCAGGGACCTAAAGGGATTCCTGGAGCGCCAGGTCCAGACGGACCAAAG GGCAGCCCGGGTCCGCCTGGCACTCTGGGAGATGTCGGTCCTCCTGGTCTTCAAGGGATGCCAGGAGAGCGAGGAATCTCTGGACCTCCTGGGCCCAAGGGTGATCGG GGAGCCATCGGTGAGAAGGGATCAGAAGGTACACCCGGAAACGACGGAGCAAGA GGAGCGCCCGGCCCCCTCGGCCCAGTGGGACCCGCCGGACCCAGCGGAGAAAAG GGAGAACCCGGACCCAAAGGGCCAGCCGGACCTCCAGGATCCAGAGGAACTCCG GGATCGAGGGGTGACCCCGGTCCAATCGGCGCTGTTGGGTTCACCGGACCACAG GGTCCCGATGGTCAACCTGGAGTGAAGGGAGAACCCGGAGAGCCCGGTCAGAAAGGAGATGCTGGTTCTCCAGGACCGCAGGGTCTGGCCGGAGCCCACGGACCTCCG GGTCCAATTGGTGTTTCTGGGCTGAAAGGAGGACGAGGAACGCAGGGTGCACCG ggcCCCACTGGTTTCCCTGGATCTGCAGGAAAAGTCGGACCACCGGGCCCACCT GGCCCAGTCGGGGAAGCAGGGCCCCAGGGAGCCCCGGGGAAAGAGGGCCCCCCAGGACTCCGCGGGGACCACGGGTCGCCTGGGAGGCAAGGCGAGCGCGGCCCAGCGGGGCCCTCAGGGAGCCCCGGGGACAAGGGCGACCCCGGAGAGGACGGCCCCACG GGTCCTGATGGCCCTCCGGGTCCAGCTGGAACCACAGGACAGAGAGGCATCGTGGGTCTTCCTGGGCAGAGAGGAGAACGGGGCATGCCGGGTCTTCCAGGACCAGCA GGGCCTCCAGGGAAGCAGGGTTCCACAGGATCAACAGGAGATAAAGGCCCTCCAGGTCCGGTCGGCGTTCCCGGCGCTAACGGACCCCGTGGCGATCCCGGTCCGGAT GGCCCGGCCGGATCCGACGGACCTCCAGGGAAAGACGGCGGTCTGGGTCAGAGG GGAGACCGAGGAGATTCTGGTCCGGAGGGTTTGATTGGTCCACAAGGACTTCCTGGAACCCCAGGACCCGTCGGTGCGCCGGGTTCTCCAGGAAAGAGAGGCGAGCCT GGCTCAAGAGGACCCCAAGGACCACCTGGAGCAGCTGGAAAACGAGGACTGGTG GGACCACAAGGACCGAGAGGAGATAAGGGTGACCTGGGCGATCATGGAGAGAGAGGACAGAAAGGACACAGAGGATACACGGGTCTGCAGGGTCTTCCTGGACCTCCG gGCACAACTGGAGAGCAAGGAGCTCCTGGGATAGTCGGACCGGGCGGGCCGAGG GGTCCTCCTGGGCCCATCGGGCCTCCTGGAAAGGAGGGGTATATGGGTCAGCCGGGCCCGATGGGACCTCCAGGGACACGAGGACTCAGTGGAGAAATTGGGCCTCAG GGCCCTCCAGGAGAACCCGGACCCACCGGTCCTCCCGGGCCTCCAGGACCACCCGTGGCGGCTATGGACGATCTGTTCGGCGGACCCCAGGATTACGACTCCGGgccccctcctcctccagaGTTCAGTGAAGACGAAGCCCTGCCCAACAGCAACTCCTCCACCATCATCCCCGTGGACCCGGGCGTCCAGGCGACCTTGAAGGCCCTCAGCAGTCAGATCGACAGCATGAAGAGTCCGGACGGCAGCAGGAAGCACCCGGCCAGGACCTGCGACGACCTGAAGAGGTGCTACCCCATGAAGACGAGCG GTGAGTACTGGGTGGATCCAAACCAGGGCAGTTCAGAAGATGCCATCAAGGTTCACTGCAACATGGACACCGGAGAAACCTGCATCTCCGCCAACCCGGCCAGCATACCTCGCAAAGTGTGGTGGACCGCGTCCAGGAACAAACCCGTGTGGTTTGGAGCCGACATCAACGGCGGGACGCAC TTTACCTACGGCAACAGGGATCAGCCGGCGAACTCCGTGGCGGTGCAGATGACCTTCATCCGCCTGCTGTCCAAGGAGGCGTCTCAGACCGTCACCTACCACTGCAAGAACTCCGTGGGCTACAACGACGCCAAGGCGGGCAACCTGAAGAAAGCCGTGATCCTCAAAGGCTCCAACGACCTGGAGCTGAAAGCCGAGGGCAACAACCGCTTCAGATACACGGTGCTGGAGGACTCCTGTTCG
- the col5a2a gene encoding collagen, type V, alpha 2a isoform X1, whose product MKRRRRSSSERDHNPLWVEHGMRRAHNCGWLFKKVKTNSRRKTRELLLRFYFPGALLFLPPRSSAICLHHETTDGSCEQDGQIYTNNDIWKPTPCRICVCDKGNVLCDDIHCDDVTNCEKMYIPEGECCPICQGDSPSTGGGGGGGTGSVGGGRIYKGQKGEPGEVPYVTGIRGRPGPMGPPGPPGHRGPHGNKGRPGLRGLPGFDGEPGIPGQPGEPGPPGPPSHPGGLGAHMAQGMDSKTGPQHMLSGARGEAGARGPVGPNGSPGHPGPQGPAGEVGDPGHMGSPGQRGPEGPPGKPGEDGEAGRAGNSGEVGFPGSSGPRGFPGTPGPPGLKGHRGHIGPLGLKGEAGALGSKGATGPPGPMGAPGPMGPAGMPGERGRPGPGGVAGKRGMPGNIGKPGPLGPLGLSGPAGYPGGPGMKGQPGPTGVRGPEGPQGQRGETGHQGRAGPVGLRGPMGTDGGPGTKGPVGNLGPQGPGGHPGPSGPPGPQGSTGQPGIKGQGGDVGVPGFKGEAGPKGEPGPPGSQGVIGPQGEEGKRGTRGDPGSVGPPGPVGERGSPGNRGFPGADGLPGPKGAQGDRGISGPAGPKGSLGDPGRPGEPGLPGARGLTGTPGVQGAEGKPGPLGPSGEDGRPGPAGSIGNRGPVGTMGAPGPKGFSGDPGKTGEQGSPGVLGQRGPPGKDGEVGPAGPPGPPGPAGDRGEQGPPGVNGFPGLPGNQGPPGESGKPGDQGIPGEIGPLGQIGPRGERGIPGERGELGASGLQGPKGIPGAPGPDGPKGSPGPPGTLGDVGPPGLQGMPGERGISGPPGPKGDRGAIGEKGSEGTPGNDGARGAPGPLGPVGPAGPSGEKGEPGPKGPAGPPGSRGTPGSRGDPGPIGAVGFTGPQGPDGQPGVKGEPGEPGQKGDAGSPGPQGLAGAHGPPGPIGVSGLKGGRGTQGAPGPTGFPGSAGKVGPPGPPGPVGEAGPQGAPGKEGPPGLRGDHGSPGRQGERGPAGPSGSPGDKGDPGEDGPTGPDGPPGPAGTTGQRGIVGLPGQRGERGMPGLPGPAGPPGKQGSTGSTGDKGPPGPVGVPGANGPRGDPGPDGPAGSDGPPGKDGGLGQRGDRGDSGPEGLIGPQGLPGTPGPVGAPGSPGKRGEPGSRGPQGPPGAAGKRGLVGPQGPRGDKGDLGDHGERGQKGHRGYTGLQGLPGPPGTTGEQGAPGIVGPGGPRGPPGPIGPPGKEGYMGQPGPMGPPGTRGLSGEIGPQGPPGEPGPTGPPGPPGPPVAAMDDLFGGPQDYDSGPPPPPEFSEDEALPNSNSSTIIPVDPGVQATLKALSSQIDSMKSPDGSRKHPARTCDDLKRCYPMKTSGEYWVDPNQGSSEDAIKVHCNMDTGETCISANPASIPRKVWWTASRNKPVWFGADINGGTHFTYGNRDQPANSVAVQMTFIRLLSKEASQTVTYHCKNSVGYNDAKAGNLKKAVILKGSNDLELKAEGNNRFRYTVLEDSCSQASSSWGKTVFEYRTQKTARLPIVDLAPVDIGGPSQEFGIDIGPVCFL is encoded by the exons atgaagaggaggaggaggagcagctcaGAGAGAGACCACAATCCTCTGTGGGTCGAACACGGGATGAGAAGGGCTCATAACTGTGGCTGGCTCTTTAAAAAAGTCAAGACCAACTCGAGACGGAAAACCAGAGAGCTGCTTCTTCGTTTCTACTTTCCTGGcgcgctcctcttcctccctcctcgCTCCTCAGCGATCTGTTTACATCACGAAACTACAG ACGGCAGCTGCGAACAGGACGGCCAGATCTACACCAACAACGACATCTGGAAGCCGACGCCGTGCCGGATCTGCGTTTGCGACAAAGGGAACGTTCTGTGCGACGACATTCATTGCGACGACGTGACCAACTGTGAGAAGATGTACATCCCGGAGGGCGAGTGCTGCCCCATCTGCCAGGGCGACTCGCCCAGCaccggcggcggcggcggcggcgggaCGGGGAGCGTCG GCGGAGGCAGAATTTACAAG GGTCAGAAAGGAGAACCAGGAGAGGTTCCTTAT gtgaCGGGGATCCGGGGCCGACCCGGACCCATG GGGCCGCCGGGGCCGCCAGGACATAGAGGACCTCACGGAAACAAAGGAAGACCC gGACTGCGAGGACTGCCAGGGTTCGATGGAGAGCCGGGTATTCCGGGCCAGCCTGGAGAACCGGGACCTCCGGGTCCTCCGTCACACCCGGGG GGGCTGGGAGCGCATATGGCTCAAGGAATGGATTCAAAAACAGGACCGCAGCACATGCTGAGTGGAGCCAGG GGAGAAGCTGGAGCCAGAGGACCAGTCGGACCAAACGGCTCACCT GGTCACCCTGGACCACAAGGACCTGCCGGAGAAGTTGGTGATCCTGGTCACATG GGTTCGCCAGGACAGAGGGGACCGGAGGGCCCGCCAGGAAAACCAGGCGAAGAT GGAGAAGCTGGTAGAGCAGGAAATTCTGGAGAAGTTGGATTCCCTGGATCATCG GGACCAAGAGGATTTCCTGGAACGCCCGGTCCGCCCGGCCTGAAGGGGCACCGA GGTCACATTGGGCCTCTTGGTCTAAAGGGTGAAGCTGGAGCTTTGGGATCCAAG GGGGCTACAGGACCGCCTGGCCCGATGGGAGCACCTGGACCCATG GGTCCTGCTGGGATGCCTGGCGAAAGAGGCCGGCCTGGACCTGGTGGAGTGGCA GGAAAGCGTGGCATGCCTGGCAACATTGGGAAACCTGGTCCACTG GGCCCGTTGGGTCTCAGCGGTCCTGCCGGGTATCCAGGAGGCCCGGGAATGAAG GGTCAGCCTGGTCCCACAGGGGTCAGAGGTCCAGAAGGCCCTCAGGGTCAGAGAGGAGAGACCGGTCACCAAGGCAGAGCTGGACCAGTTGGACTGAGG GGACCCATGGGTACAGATGGAGGCCCAGGAACCAAAGGACCAGTG GGTAACTTGGGTCCACAAGGTCCTGGAGGCCACCCTGGACCGTCCGGCCCACCAGGACCCCAGGGAAGCACCGGTCAGCCTGGCATTAAAGGACAGGGG GGAGACGTTGGAGTTCCCGGTTTCAAAGGTGAAGCAGGACCAAAGGGAGAACCG GGTCCACCAGGTTCCCAGGGAGTGATAGGACCTCAGGGTGAGGAAGGAAAGCGAGGAACACGTGGAGATCCTGGCTCAGTTGGCCCTCCAGGGCCCGTCGGTGAGAGA GGTTCTCCTGGCAACAGAGGTTTCCCTGGTGCTGATGGCCTGCCAGGACCTAAG GGTGCTCAAGGAGATCGTGGCATTTCTGGCCCTGCGGGCCCTAAAGGTTCTCTAGGGGACCCGGGCCGTCCAGGGGAGCCTGGTCTACCAGGTGCAAGG GGTCTTACAGGTACCCCAGGAGTCCAGGGGGCAGAAGGCAAGCCAGGGCCACTG ggtCCGTCTGGTGAAGACGGACGCCCAGGCCCGGCAGGATCGATTGGTAATAGAGGCCCGGTGGGCACCATGGGGGCCCCGGGCCCCAAAGGTTTCAGT GGTGATCCTGGAAAAACAGGCGAACAAGGATCGCCAGGAGTACTCGGTCAAAGA GGACCTCCAGGAAAAGATGGAGAAGTTGGCCCTGCAGGCCCGCCCGGCCCGCCT GGCCCCGCAGGAGACAGAGGAGAGCAGGGGCCACCTGGCGTGAACGGATTCCCG GGTTTGCCAGGAAACCAAGGACCCCCCGGAGAGTCTGGTAAACCAGGTGACCAA GGCATTCCTGGAGAAATTGGTCCACTTGGTCAAATTGGACCGAGG GGCGAGCGAGGAATCCCTGGAGAGAGAGGGGAACTGGGTGCATCCGGCCTGCAGGGACCTAAAGGGATTCCTGGAGCGCCAGGTCCAGACGGACCAAAG GGCAGCCCGGGTCCGCCTGGCACTCTGGGAGATGTCGGTCCTCCTGGTCTTCAAGGGATGCCAGGAGAGCGAGGAATCTCTGGACCTCCTGGGCCCAAGGGTGATCGG GGAGCCATCGGTGAGAAGGGATCAGAAGGTACACCCGGAAACGACGGAGCAAGA GGAGCGCCCGGCCCCCTCGGCCCAGTGGGACCCGCCGGACCCAGCGGAGAAAAG GGAGAACCCGGACCCAAAGGGCCAGCCGGACCTCCAGGATCCAGAGGAACTCCG GGATCGAGGGGTGACCCCGGTCCAATCGGCGCTGTTGGGTTCACCGGACCACAG GGTCCCGATGGTCAACCTGGAGTGAAGGGAGAACCCGGAGAGCCCGGTCAGAAAGGAGATGCTGGTTCTCCAGGACCGCAGGGTCTGGCCGGAGCCCACGGACCTCCG GGTCCAATTGGTGTTTCTGGGCTGAAAGGAGGACGAGGAACGCAGGGTGCACCG ggcCCCACTGGTTTCCCTGGATCTGCAGGAAAAGTCGGACCACCGGGCCCACCT GGCCCAGTCGGGGAAGCAGGGCCCCAGGGAGCCCCGGGGAAAGAGGGCCCCCCAGGACTCCGCGGGGACCACGGGTCGCCTGGGAGGCAAGGCGAGCGCGGCCCAGCGGGGCCCTCAGGGAGCCCCGGGGACAAGGGCGACCCCGGAGAGGACGGCCCCACG GGTCCTGATGGCCCTCCGGGTCCAGCTGGAACCACAGGACAGAGAGGCATCGTGGGTCTTCCTGGGCAGAGAGGAGAACGGGGCATGCCGGGTCTTCCAGGACCAGCA GGGCCTCCAGGGAAGCAGGGTTCCACAGGATCAACAGGAGATAAAGGCCCTCCAGGTCCGGTCGGCGTTCCCGGCGCTAACGGACCCCGTGGCGATCCCGGTCCGGAT GGCCCGGCCGGATCCGACGGACCTCCAGGGAAAGACGGCGGTCTGGGTCAGAGG GGAGACCGAGGAGATTCTGGTCCGGAGGGTTTGATTGGTCCACAAGGACTTCCTGGAACCCCAGGACCCGTCGGTGCGCCGGGTTCTCCAGGAAAGAGAGGCGAGCCT GGCTCAAGAGGACCCCAAGGACCACCTGGAGCAGCTGGAAAACGAGGACTGGTG GGACCACAAGGACCGAGAGGAGATAAGGGTGACCTGGGCGATCATGGAGAGAGAGGACAGAAAGGACACAGAGGATACACGGGTCTGCAGGGTCTTCCTGGACCTCCG gGCACAACTGGAGAGCAAGGAGCTCCTGGGATAGTCGGACCGGGCGGGCCGAGG GGTCCTCCTGGGCCCATCGGGCCTCCTGGAAAGGAGGGGTATATGGGTCAGCCGGGCCCGATGGGACCTCCAGGGACACGAGGACTCAGTGGAGAAATTGGGCCTCAG GGCCCTCCAGGAGAACCCGGACCCACCGGTCCTCCCGGGCCTCCAGGACCACCCGTGGCGGCTATGGACGATCTGTTCGGCGGACCCCAGGATTACGACTCCGGgccccctcctcctccagaGTTCAGTGAAGACGAAGCCCTGCCCAACAGCAACTCCTCCACCATCATCCCCGTGGACCCGGGCGTCCAGGCGACCTTGAAGGCCCTCAGCAGTCAGATCGACAGCATGAAGAGTCCGGACGGCAGCAGGAAGCACCCGGCCAGGACCTGCGACGACCTGAAGAGGTGCTACCCCATGAAGACGAGCG GTGAGTACTGGGTGGATCCAAACCAGGGCAGTTCAGAAGATGCCATCAAGGTTCACTGCAACATGGACACCGGAGAAACCTGCATCTCCGCCAACCCGGCCAGCATACCTCGCAAAGTGTGGTGGACCGCGTCCAGGAACAAACCCGTGTGGTTTGGAGCCGACATCAACGGCGGGACGCAC TTTACCTACGGCAACAGGGATCAGCCGGCGAACTCCGTGGCGGTGCAGATGACCTTCATCCGCCTGCTGTCCAAGGAGGCGTCTCAGACCGTCACCTACCACTGCAAGAACTCCGTGGGCTACAACGACGCCAAGGCGGGCAACCTGAAGAAAGCCGTGATCCTCAAAGGCTCCAACGACCTGGAGCTGAAAGCCGAGGGCAACAACCGCTTCAGATACACGGTGCTGGAGGACTCCTGTTCG